Proteins encoded in a region of the Streptomyces violaceoruber genome:
- a CDS encoding LacI family DNA-binding transcriptional regulator: MAHSVGIKDVARAAGVSVGTVSNVINRPDTVATETRARVLSAIDRLGYVRSESARQLRAGRSRIMGLLVLDMGNPFFVDVARGAERAAREAGLGVMVCNSAQNPGEEAEYLSLFAEQRVRGVLLTPADATGRNIEGFRRHNIPFVLVDRVAEGTTECSVSVDDVAGGALAVRHLVDAGHRSIAYVSGPPGLNQVRDRRTGALAALAEAGLGPDALRELPTERLDVAAGRDAGARLLGLAERPTAVFCANDLLALGVLQAMYAAGVGVPDDLAIVGYDDIEFAAAAAVPLTSVRQPAVTMGAMAAELLLEETELEGTDRTHPHRRVVLQPELVVRRSSLAAR, encoded by the coding sequence ATGGCCCATTCCGTGGGTATCAAGGACGTCGCCCGCGCCGCCGGAGTTTCCGTGGGCACGGTCTCCAACGTCATCAACCGCCCCGACACCGTCGCGACCGAGACCCGGGCGCGGGTGCTGTCCGCGATCGACCGGCTGGGCTACGTCCGCAGCGAGTCCGCACGCCAACTGCGCGCCGGACGCAGCCGCATCATGGGGCTGCTCGTCCTGGACATGGGCAACCCGTTCTTCGTCGACGTGGCCCGCGGTGCCGAGCGGGCCGCCCGTGAGGCCGGGCTCGGCGTGATGGTCTGCAACAGCGCGCAGAACCCGGGCGAGGAGGCCGAGTACCTCTCGCTCTTCGCCGAGCAGCGGGTCCGCGGCGTCCTGCTCACCCCCGCCGACGCCACCGGCCGCAACATCGAGGGCTTCCGGCGCCACAACATCCCCTTCGTCCTCGTCGACCGCGTCGCCGAGGGCACCACCGAGTGCTCGGTCTCGGTCGACGACGTCGCGGGCGGCGCGCTGGCCGTCCGCCACCTCGTGGACGCCGGGCACCGCTCCATCGCCTACGTCAGCGGCCCGCCCGGCCTCAACCAGGTGCGCGACCGCCGCACCGGCGCCCTCGCCGCGCTCGCCGAGGCCGGGCTCGGCCCCGACGCGCTGCGCGAACTGCCCACCGAGCGCCTCGACGTCGCCGCGGGCCGCGACGCCGGCGCCCGCCTGCTGGGCCTCGCCGAGCGGCCGACCGCCGTCTTCTGCGCCAACGACCTGCTCGCCCTCGGCGTCCTGCAAGCCATGTACGCCGCCGGGGTCGGCGTCCCCGACGACCTCGCGATCGTGGGCTACGACGACATCGAGTTCGCCGCCGCCGCGGCGGTCCCGCTCACCTCCGTGCGCCAGCCCGCCGTCACCATGGGCGCGATGGCCGCCGAACTGCTCCTGGAGGAGACCGAGCTGGAGGGCACGGACCGCACCCACCCGCACCGGCGGGTCGTCCTCCAGCCCGAACTGGTGGTGCGGCGCTCCAGCCTCGCCGCCCGCTGA
- a CDS encoding alpha/beta fold hydrolase: MSVSYRQPGVVLTDRRFTVPLDHADPTGETIELYAREAVASDKADQDLPWLVYLQGGPGGKADRFVGRPAWFGRALKEYRVLLLDQRGTGASTPANRQTLPLRGGPAEQADYLAHFRADAIVRDCEAIRPQVTGGAPWTVLGQSFGGFCTVAYLSLAPEGLSAALITGGLPSLDAHADDVYRAAYPRIERKVVAHYARYPQDVERARRIADHLLTHDVVLPNGYRLTVEAFQSLGIMLGGGEGSHRLHFLLEDAFVRTANGHELSDAFQEQTQGLLSYAGRPLYALVHEAIYGQDARPTDWSAERVRAEFPRFDAAKALAGDEPLLFTGESIHPWMFDCDPALRPLRETAELLAARTDWTPLYDPARLAANEVPAAAAVYHDDMYVDTAHALTTARAIRGLRTWVTDEFEHDGVRAGGPRVLDRLLALARDEA; encoded by the coding sequence TTGAGCGTCAGCTACCGCCAGCCAGGCGTCGTCCTCACCGACCGCCGTTTCACCGTGCCCCTCGATCACGCCGACCCCACCGGGGAGACGATCGAGCTGTACGCCCGCGAAGCCGTCGCGAGCGACAAGGCCGACCAGGACCTGCCCTGGCTGGTCTACCTCCAGGGCGGCCCCGGCGGTAAGGCGGACCGTTTCGTCGGCCGGCCCGCCTGGTTCGGCCGGGCCCTCAAGGAGTACCGCGTCCTGCTCCTGGACCAGCGCGGCACCGGCGCCTCCACCCCGGCCAACCGCCAGACGCTCCCGCTGCGCGGCGGCCCCGCCGAGCAGGCCGACTACCTCGCGCACTTCCGGGCCGACGCCATCGTGCGCGACTGCGAGGCCATCCGCCCCCAGGTCACCGGCGGCGCCCCCTGGACCGTCCTCGGCCAGAGCTTCGGCGGCTTCTGCACCGTCGCCTACCTGTCGCTGGCCCCCGAGGGCCTGAGCGCCGCCCTGATCACCGGCGGCCTGCCCTCCCTGGACGCCCACGCGGACGACGTCTACCGCGCCGCCTACCCCCGCATCGAGCGCAAGGTCGTCGCGCACTACGCCCGCTACCCGCAGGACGTCGAGCGCGCCCGCCGCATCGCCGACCACCTGCTGACCCACGACGTGGTCCTGCCGAACGGCTACCGCCTCACCGTGGAGGCCTTCCAGTCCCTCGGCATCATGCTCGGCGGCGGCGAGGGCAGCCACCGGCTGCACTTCCTGCTGGAGGACGCCTTCGTCCGCACCGCGAACGGACACGAACTGTCCGACGCCTTCCAGGAGCAGACGCAGGGCCTCCTGTCGTACGCCGGCCGTCCGCTGTACGCCCTGGTCCACGAGGCCATCTACGGCCAGGACGCCCGGCCCACCGACTGGTCCGCCGAGCGGGTGCGCGCCGAGTTCCCGCGCTTCGACGCCGCCAAGGCCCTCGCGGGCGACGAACCGCTGCTCTTCACCGGCGAGTCCATCCACCCCTGGATGTTCGACTGCGACCCGGCCCTGCGCCCGCTGCGCGAGACGGCCGAACTGCTCGCCGCCCGCACCGACTGGACGCCGCTGTACGACCCGGCCCGCCTCGCCGCCAACGAGGTGCCGGCCGCCGCGGCCGTCTACCACGACGACATGTACGTCGACACCGCCCACGCGCTGACCACCGCCCGCGCGATCCGGGGCCTGCGCACCTGGGTCACCGACGAGTTCGAGCACGACGGTGTGCGGGCCGGCGGCCCGCGCGTCCTGGACCGGCTGCTCGCGCTCGCCCGCGACGAGGCCTGA
- a CDS encoding PIG-L deacetylase family protein — protein MTEPTITQLEPMPGDWRRALAVVAHPDDLEYGCAAAIAAWTDEGREVAYVLATRGEAGIDTLAPAECAPLREREQRASAAVVGVSEVEFLDHRDGVVEYGTALRRDIAAAIRRHRPELVITMNHRDTWGGVAWNTPDHVAVGRATLDAAADAGNRWIFPELTDRGLEPWNGVRWVAVAGSSSPTHAVDATPGMERAVRSLLEHRTYIEVLTEEDPETYVRGFLTGFAEAAGERFGGRPAVTFEVFAR, from the coding sequence ATGACGGAGCCGACGATCACGCAACTGGAGCCCATGCCCGGCGACTGGCGCCGCGCCCTCGCCGTCGTGGCCCACCCGGACGACCTGGAGTACGGCTGCGCGGCGGCGATCGCGGCCTGGACCGACGAGGGCCGCGAGGTCGCCTACGTGCTCGCGACCAGGGGCGAGGCCGGCATCGACACGCTGGCGCCCGCCGAGTGCGCCCCGCTGCGTGAGCGGGAGCAGCGGGCGAGCGCCGCCGTCGTCGGGGTGAGCGAGGTGGAATTCCTCGACCACCGGGACGGTGTCGTCGAATACGGCACCGCGCTGCGCCGCGACATCGCCGCCGCGATCCGCCGCCACCGGCCCGAACTGGTCATCACCATGAACCATCGGGACACCTGGGGCGGCGTCGCCTGGAACACCCCGGACCACGTCGCCGTCGGCCGCGCCACGCTCGACGCGGCGGCCGACGCCGGCAACCGGTGGATCTTCCCGGAGCTGACCGACCGGGGCCTGGAGCCCTGGAACGGGGTGCGCTGGGTCGCGGTCGCCGGCTCCTCCTCGCCCACCCACGCCGTGGACGCCACCCCGGGAATGGAGCGGGCGGTGCGCTCGCTGCTCGAACACCGCACCTACATCGAGGTGCTGACCGAGGAGGACCCGGAGACGTATGTGCGCGGGTTCCTCACCGGCTTCGCCGAGGCCGCGGGGGAGCGGTTCGGCGGAAGGCCGGCGGTGACCTTCGAAGTCTTCGCCCGGTAG
- the sigJ gene encoding RNA polymerase sigma factor SigJ, with translation MRGQGDMRGERDVRGEQDVRRQRDARGQQRLAERFEEHRGQLKAVAYRMLGSLAEAEDAVQEAWLRLDRSEADGIDNLGAWLTTVTGRICLDLLRSRTARREEPMTEGFDSFVPDPVLRALPRADPEAEALHTDSVGIALLVVLERLEPAERLAFVLHDMFAVPFDDIAAVVERSPAATRQLASRARRRVRDATPAAEPDLGRQRRVVEAFLAASRAGDFEALVSVLHPDVVLRADAGAPARGVAASKVVRGARTVATGAFHFRHLAPLARVVLVNDAVGTVAVSDGRPVSVTYVTVTDGLITGLYILSDPERLAGLDVSGLEA, from the coding sequence ATGCGGGGACAGGGCGACATGCGGGGAGAACGGGACGTGCGGGGGGAACAGGACGTGCGGCGGCAACGGGACGCGCGGGGACAGCAGCGGCTCGCGGAGCGTTTCGAGGAGCACCGCGGGCAGCTCAAGGCGGTGGCCTACCGCATGCTCGGCTCCCTGGCCGAGGCGGAGGACGCCGTGCAGGAGGCCTGGCTGCGGCTCGACCGCTCCGAGGCGGACGGCATCGACAACCTCGGCGCCTGGCTGACCACCGTGACCGGCCGGATCTGCCTCGACCTGCTGCGCTCCCGCACCGCGCGCCGCGAGGAGCCGATGACCGAGGGCTTCGACTCCTTCGTGCCCGACCCCGTGCTGCGGGCCCTGCCCCGGGCGGACCCGGAGGCGGAGGCACTGCACACCGACTCGGTGGGCATCGCCCTGCTGGTGGTCCTGGAGCGGCTGGAACCGGCCGAGCGGCTGGCGTTCGTCCTGCACGACATGTTCGCCGTGCCCTTCGACGACATCGCGGCGGTCGTCGAGCGCAGCCCGGCCGCCACCAGGCAGCTCGCCAGCCGGGCCCGGCGCCGGGTGCGCGACGCCACCCCCGCAGCCGAACCGGACCTCGGCCGTCAGCGCCGGGTGGTGGAGGCGTTCCTCGCCGCCAGCCGCGCCGGTGACTTCGAGGCGCTGGTGTCCGTCCTCCACCCGGACGTGGTGCTGCGGGCCGACGCGGGCGCGCCGGCCCGGGGCGTCGCGGCGTCCAAGGTGGTGCGGGGAGCGCGGACGGTCGCCACCGGGGCGTTCCACTTCCGCCACCTCGCGCCTCTCGCCCGCGTCGTCCTGGTCAACGACGCGGTCGGCACCGTCGCGGTGTCCGACGGACGTCCCGTGTCGGTCACCTACGTCACCGTCACCGACGGCCTCATCACCGGCCTGTACATCCTGTCCGACCCGGAGCGGCTGGCCGGGTTGGACGTGTCCGGGCTGGAGGCCTGA
- a CDS encoding pentapeptide repeat-containing protein has translation MREHRVDRTQTRAGAELRGDCASCFGLCCAALPFARSADFAIDKDAGTPCPNLRTDHRCGIHATLRERGFTGCTVYDCFGAGQRVSQLTFGGRDWRAGPPEQRRRMFDVFPVVRQLHELLWYLTEALTLPAARPVHADLRGALADTERLAGGTPEELAGLDVAAHRQRVNVLLLRTSELVRAGTRGRKKNRRNADLMGARLKGADLAGADLRGAYLIAADLTGADLRGADLIGADLRDADLTDADLTGAFFLTQPQVNAARGGPGTGLPDSVTRPVHWTAGR, from the coding sequence ATGCGAGAACACAGGGTGGACCGGACTCAGACGCGGGCCGGGGCGGAACTGCGCGGCGACTGCGCGAGCTGCTTCGGCCTGTGCTGTGCGGCCCTGCCGTTCGCCCGCTCGGCGGACTTCGCGATCGACAAGGACGCCGGAACGCCCTGCCCGAACCTCCGCACCGACCACCGCTGCGGCATCCACGCGACGCTGCGGGAGCGCGGCTTCACCGGCTGCACGGTCTACGACTGCTTCGGCGCGGGACAACGGGTCTCGCAGCTCACCTTCGGCGGCCGGGACTGGCGCGCGGGCCCGCCGGAGCAGCGCCGCCGCATGTTCGACGTGTTCCCGGTCGTCCGCCAACTGCACGAGCTGCTCTGGTACCTGACCGAGGCGCTGACCCTGCCCGCCGCCCGCCCGGTCCACGCCGACCTGCGCGGTGCCCTCGCCGACACCGAACGCCTCGCCGGGGGGACCCCCGAGGAGCTGGCCGGCCTCGACGTGGCCGCACACCGGCAGCGGGTCAACGTGCTCCTGCTGCGCACCAGCGAGCTGGTCCGGGCCGGCACCCGCGGCCGGAAGAAGAACCGCCGCAACGCCGACCTGATGGGCGCCCGTCTCAAGGGCGCCGACCTCGCGGGTGCCGATCTGCGCGGCGCCTACCTCATCGCCGCCGACCTCACCGGCGCCGACCTGCGGGGCGCCGACCTGATCGGCGCGGACCTGCGCGACGCCGACCTCACCGACGCGGACCTGACGGGCGCCTTCTTCCTGACCCAGCCGCAGGTCAACGCGGCCAGGGGCGGCCCCGGCACCGGGCTGCCGGACTCAGTCACCCGCCCGGTGCACTGGACAGCCGGGCGCTGA
- a CDS encoding cytochrome P450 encodes MAQTAREPARDGLPKGFRSAELGWPELHRIPHPPYRLPLLGDVVGASRRTPMQDSLRYARRLGPIFRRRAFGKEFVFVWGAALAADLADEARFAKHVGLGVANLRPVAGDGLFTAYNHEPNWQLAHDVLAPGFSREAMAGYHVMMLDVAARLTGHWDLAEASGRAVDVPGDMTKLTLETIARTGFGHDFGSFERSRLHPFVTAMVGTLGYAQRLNTVPAPLAPWLLRDASRRNAADIAHLNRTVDDLVRERRANGGTGGGTGSGSGSGSGSGDLLDRMLETAHPRTGERLSPQNVRRQVITFLVAGHETTSGALSFALHYLAQHPDVAARARAEVDRVWGDTEAPGYEQVAKLRYVRRVLDESLRLWPTAPGFAREAREDTVLGGTHPMRRGAWALVLTGMLHRDPEVWGADAERFDPDRFDAKAVRSRAPHTFKPFGTGARACIGRQFALHEATLVLGLLLRRYELRPEPGYELRVTERLTLMPEGLRLHLVRRTAAAPAPGRRTAAPGAADDAGDAVSAPGCPVHRAGD; translated from the coding sequence ATGGCCCAGACAGCGAGGGAACCGGCCCGGGACGGACTGCCGAAGGGCTTCCGCAGCGCCGAGCTGGGCTGGCCCGAACTGCACCGCATCCCGCACCCCCCGTACCGGCTGCCCCTGCTCGGAGACGTCGTGGGAGCGAGCAGGCGCACCCCGATGCAGGACTCGCTGCGGTACGCGCGACGACTGGGGCCGATATTCCGGCGGCGGGCCTTCGGCAAGGAGTTCGTGTTCGTGTGGGGTGCCGCCCTCGCCGCCGACCTGGCGGACGAGGCGCGGTTCGCCAAGCACGTGGGCCTGGGGGTGGCCAACCTGCGTCCGGTGGCCGGGGACGGGCTGTTCACGGCGTACAACCACGAGCCCAACTGGCAGCTCGCGCACGACGTGCTGGCGCCCGGCTTCAGCCGCGAGGCCATGGCGGGGTACCACGTGATGATGCTGGACGTGGCCGCGCGGCTCACCGGCCACTGGGACCTGGCCGAGGCGTCGGGCCGGGCGGTGGACGTGCCGGGCGACATGACCAAGCTGACGCTGGAGACCATCGCGCGCACCGGTTTCGGCCACGACTTCGGCTCCTTCGAACGCTCCCGCCTCCACCCCTTCGTCACCGCGATGGTGGGCACGCTCGGCTACGCGCAGCGCCTCAACACCGTGCCCGCGCCGCTCGCCCCCTGGCTGCTGCGTGACGCGAGCCGCCGCAACGCCGCCGACATCGCCCACCTCAACCGCACGGTCGACGACCTCGTCCGTGAACGCCGGGCGAACGGCGGCACGGGCGGCGGAACCGGCAGCGGCAGCGGCAGCGGCAGCGGCAGCGGCGACCTGCTCGACCGGATGCTGGAGACGGCCCATCCCAGGACCGGTGAGCGGCTGTCGCCCCAGAACGTCCGCCGGCAGGTCATCACCTTCCTGGTCGCCGGTCACGAGACCACCTCGGGCGCGCTCTCCTTCGCCCTGCACTACCTCGCCCAGCACCCCGACGTCGCGGCCCGGGCCCGCGCCGAGGTGGACCGGGTGTGGGGCGACACCGAGGCACCCGGCTACGAGCAGGTGGCCAAACTGCGCTACGTGCGCCGGGTGCTTGACGAGTCGCTGCGGCTGTGGCCGACCGCGCCGGGATTCGCGCGCGAGGCCCGCGAGGACACGGTTCTCGGCGGTACGCATCCGATGCGCCGCGGGGCCTGGGCGCTGGTGCTCACGGGCATGCTGCACCGCGATCCCGAGGTGTGGGGCGCGGACGCCGAGCGGTTCGACCCGGACCGCTTCGACGCGAAGGCCGTGCGGTCGCGCGCCCCGCACACGTTCAAGCCGTTCGGGACCGGGGCGCGGGCGTGCATCGGGCGGCAGTTCGCGCTGCACGAGGCCACGCTGGTCCTCGGGCTGCTGCTGCGCCGCTACGAACTGCGGCCCGAGCCCGGCTACGAGCTTCGGGTGACCGAGCGGCTGACGCTGATGCCGGAGGGGCTGCGCCTGCACCTGGTCCGGCGGACCGCGGCCGCGCCGGCGCCCGGTCGCCGCACGGCCGCCCCGGGGGCGGCCGACGATGCCGGGGACGCCGTCTCAGCGCCCGGCTGTCCAGTGCACCGGGCGGGTGACTGA
- a CDS encoding TetR/AcrR family transcriptional regulator, which yields MAANQGERIRRRLSTGERREQLLSVGARLFSESPYDEVWIEQVAEIAGVSRGLLYHYFPNKRDFFAAVVERESERMLRMTAAVPGVPVREQLTAGLDAYLEYVRAHAHGYRAFHRADAAGDRAVRRVYQKALAAQERQILAALAADPEFGPAFEERGDVRLAVRGWLAFTTAVCLEWLRDPEPAREQVRDLCARALLGAVAP from the coding sequence ATGGCCGCGAACCAGGGGGAGCGCATCCGCCGCCGGCTCAGCACGGGCGAGCGCCGGGAGCAGTTGCTCTCGGTGGGCGCGCGGCTGTTCTCGGAGAGCCCCTACGACGAGGTCTGGATCGAGCAGGTCGCCGAGATCGCCGGTGTCTCCCGCGGGCTGCTGTACCACTACTTCCCGAACAAGCGGGACTTCTTCGCGGCGGTCGTCGAGCGCGAGAGCGAGCGCATGCTGCGGATGACGGCGGCCGTGCCCGGCGTCCCGGTCCGTGAGCAGCTCACCGCGGGCCTCGACGCGTACCTGGAGTACGTCCGGGCCCACGCGCACGGCTACCGCGCCTTCCACCGCGCCGACGCGGCCGGTGACCGGGCGGTGCGCCGGGTCTACCAGAAGGCGCTCGCCGCGCAGGAGCGGCAGATCCTCGCCGCCCTCGCCGCCGACCCGGAGTTCGGCCCGGCCTTCGAGGAACGCGGCGACGTGCGGCTCGCGGTGCGCGGCTGGCTGGCCTTCACCACCGCGGTGTGCCTGGAGTGGCTGCGGGATCCGGAGCCCGCCCGCGAGCAGGTGCGGGACCTGTGCGCGCGGGCGCTGCTGGGGGCCGTCGCGCCCTGA
- a CDS encoding DUF2470 domain-containing protein, which translates to MGDSHTWTATPGAAEQARSVLAAAWSCAVTAEGGREEFVGAHTVADDGRVLLHVPEDSALLAAAVCAPRGEPSGVLEFADVAPVPVRSRIRARLWLAGWFAVTDGHLAFRPTRVVLRRPSGAVVVDVEEFAAAAPDPLALAEARLLTHLADCHDDAVQRLTRLVDPDSLHGAVRVRPLAVDRHGLTLRVERVRDHGDVRLPFHAPADEVAQLTERVHVLLAQAGAVSCPRALQRQRTDGDG; encoded by the coding sequence ATGGGTGACAGCCACACCTGGACGGCAACGCCCGGCGCGGCGGAACAGGCCCGTTCCGTGCTCGCCGCCGCCTGGTCCTGCGCGGTGACCGCGGAGGGCGGCCGCGAGGAGTTCGTCGGCGCGCACACCGTGGCCGACGACGGCCGGGTGCTCCTGCACGTGCCCGAGGACAGCGCGCTGCTCGCCGCGGCGGTGTGCGCGCCCCGCGGAGAGCCGTCCGGCGTGCTGGAGTTCGCCGACGTGGCGCCCGTCCCGGTGCGGAGCCGGATCAGGGCCCGGCTCTGGCTCGCCGGCTGGTTCGCCGTGACGGACGGGCACCTGGCCTTCCGGCCCACCCGCGTGGTGCTGCGGCGGCCCTCCGGCGCCGTGGTGGTCGACGTCGAGGAGTTCGCCGCCGCGGCGCCCGATCCGCTGGCCCTGGCGGAGGCGCGGCTGCTGACCCATCTCGCCGACTGCCACGACGACGCCGTGCAGCGGCTGACCCGGCTCGTCGACCCGGACAGCCTGCACGGAGCGGTCCGGGTGCGGCCGCTCGCCGTCGACCGGCACGGCCTGACCCTGCGGGTCGAACGCGTCCGTGACCACGGCGACGTACGCCTGCCGTTCCACGCGCCCGCCGACGAGGTCGCACAGCTCACGGAGCGGGTGCACGTGCTCCTCGCGCAGGCGGGCGCCGTCTCCTGTCCGCGGGCCCTACAGCGGCAGCGCACAGACGGCGACGGGTGA
- a CDS encoding lactonase family protein has protein sequence MDGADWSRRRLVGLLARTAAAAAALPAAACGGPAGTQAPAAAPTAPRASSGASGRARGASGRRPLLLGTYTSAEGGGRGIGLAEYDPATGRITGSGLLAEVDDPSYLAVHPDGRTLYAVNEREDGAVTAVRLSDHRVLGSRSTGGAAPCHLSVHPGGRWLFSANYGSGSVAVHPVDASGALGERTGLVTHATPPPGPGQRGPHAHQVVTAPDGAHVLAVDLGTDTVYTYRLDEGAGTLVEVSRARTRPGAGPRHLAFHPGGRHAYVANEVDNTVAVCAYDPGTGRLAVGEPQSTGAPPGGGTGANYPAQILVTSDGAYAFLANRGHDSVTRYAVEAEGARLRLLGAVPVGGDFPRQIAFSPDGGLLFAANQRSGTVSTFRVSAGDGGLRRTGEPFASPVAVCALPL, from the coding sequence ATGGACGGGGCCGACTGGAGCAGGCGGCGACTGGTCGGGCTCCTCGCCCGGACCGCCGCCGCGGCGGCGGCACTCCCCGCGGCGGCGTGCGGCGGCCCGGCGGGGACTCAGGCGCCGGCCGCGGCGCCCACCGCGCCCCGGGCGAGCAGCGGTGCGTCCGGCAGGGCGCGGGGGGCCTCCGGCCGGCGCCCGCTCCTCCTCGGCACCTACACCTCCGCCGAGGGCGGCGGCCGGGGCATCGGGCTCGCGGAGTACGACCCCGCGACGGGCCGGATCACCGGGAGCGGCCTCCTCGCGGAGGTCGACGACCCCTCCTACCTGGCGGTGCATCCCGACGGCCGGACCCTGTACGCGGTGAACGAGCGCGAGGACGGGGCGGTGACCGCCGTCCGGCTGTCGGACCACAGGGTGCTGGGCAGCCGGAGCACCGGCGGCGCGGCGCCCTGCCACCTCTCGGTGCACCCCGGCGGGCGCTGGCTGTTCAGCGCCAACTACGGCTCCGGAAGCGTCGCCGTACACCCGGTCGACGCCTCCGGCGCACTGGGAGAACGCACCGGCCTGGTCACGCACGCCACTCCCCCGCCGGGCCCGGGACAGCGGGGCCCGCACGCCCACCAGGTCGTCACCGCCCCGGACGGGGCCCATGTCCTCGCCGTGGACCTCGGCACGGACACCGTGTACACCTACCGTCTGGACGAGGGCGCGGGGACCCTCGTGGAGGTCTCGCGGGCCCGGACCCGGCCGGGCGCCGGTCCCCGGCACCTCGCCTTCCACCCCGGCGGACGCCACGCCTATGTCGCCAACGAGGTCGACAACACCGTCGCGGTCTGCGCGTACGACCCGGGGACGGGACGGCTGGCCGTCGGCGAGCCGCAGTCCACCGGGGCGCCACCGGGCGGGGGGACCGGCGCCAACTACCCGGCGCAGATCCTGGTGACGTCCGACGGCGCGTACGCCTTCCTCGCCAACCGGGGGCACGACAGCGTCACGCGGTACGCGGTGGAGGCGGAGGGCGCCCGGCTCCGGCTCCTCGGCGCCGTGCCGGTGGGCGGCGACTTCCCCCGGCAGATCGCCTTCTCCCCGGACGGCGGGCTGCTGTTCGCGGCCAACCAGCGGTCCGGCACCGTCAGTACGTTCCGGGTGAGCGCGGGCGACGGCGGACTGCGGCGCACGGGAGAGCCCTTCGCCTCACCCGTCGCCGTCTGTGCGCTGCCGCTGTAG
- a CDS encoding FUSC family protein, which produces MRDVLEAARAALRRVKWLRDPMVVQALRSAAAASIAYVIAVRLTPDKSAAPLTAPLTALLVVQVTLYATLKMSFRRVNAVVAGVLVAIAFSQLVGLSWWSLALIIVAALGVGHLVRAEEFTAEVAISAMLVLGVTSHGSLAWARVVETLIGAIVGLVFNLILAPPVWVEQAGESVVGLARQVRQLLLRMGEEAAGSTPFHQAAARLHEARRLDHDIGEVDEDLRQAEDSLRFNPRVREGLLHRVVLRTGLDTLEICTVVMRVLARSFTDLAKEREPEPLFAPETGAAVQQLLSEIADAVVSFSVLVTSNASENAESAEERLATELRQAAATRDRLADLLLEEVRRDATQWQLRGAVLAEVNRIIDEMDTEHRSRRLLEELDRHTREQRERMPRLTRLRDRARDRLRAGPRRRNRDTAARRSS; this is translated from the coding sequence ATGCGGGATGTGCTTGAGGCCGCGAGGGCGGCTCTGCGGCGGGTGAAGTGGCTGCGGGACCCCATGGTCGTACAGGCCCTGCGCTCCGCCGCCGCGGCCTCGATCGCCTATGTCATCGCGGTGCGGCTGACCCCCGACAAGTCGGCGGCACCGCTCACCGCGCCCCTGACCGCGCTGCTGGTCGTCCAGGTCACCCTGTACGCCACGCTGAAGATGAGCTTCCGCCGGGTGAACGCCGTGGTCGCGGGTGTCCTGGTCGCGATCGCCTTCAGTCAGCTGGTCGGGCTCAGCTGGTGGAGCCTCGCCCTGATCATCGTGGCCGCGCTGGGCGTCGGGCACCTGGTGCGCGCCGAGGAGTTCACCGCCGAGGTGGCGATCAGCGCGATGCTGGTGCTCGGCGTCACCTCGCACGGGAGCCTGGCCTGGGCCCGGGTGGTGGAGACGCTGATCGGGGCGATCGTCGGCCTCGTCTTCAACCTGATCCTCGCACCTCCGGTGTGGGTGGAGCAGGCCGGGGAGTCCGTCGTGGGGCTGGCCCGGCAGGTGCGCCAACTGCTGCTGCGCATGGGCGAGGAGGCCGCCGGCAGCACGCCGTTCCACCAGGCGGCGGCCCGGCTGCACGAGGCCCGCCGGCTCGACCACGACATCGGCGAGGTGGACGAGGACCTGCGCCAGGCCGAGGACAGCCTGCGGTTCAATCCCCGGGTGCGCGAGGGGCTGCTCCACCGGGTCGTGCTCCGTACCGGCCTGGACACCCTGGAGATCTGCACGGTGGTCATGCGGGTCCTCGCGCGCAGCTTCACCGACCTGGCCAAGGAGCGGGAGCCGGAGCCCCTGTTCGCGCCGGAGACGGGCGCCGCCGTCCAGCAGCTGCTGTCCGAGATCGCCGACGCCGTGGTCAGCTTCTCGGTCCTGGTCACCAGCAACGCCAGCGAGAACGCCGAGTCCGCGGAGGAGCGCCTGGCCACCGAGCTGCGCCAGGCCGCGGCCACCCGGGACCGGCTGGCCGACCTGCTGCTGGAGGAGGTCCGGCGCGACGCGACCCAGTGGCAGCTGCGGGGCGCGGTGCTGGCCGAGGTGAACCGGATCATCGACGAGATGGACACCGAGCACCGCTCCCGCCGGCTCCTGGAGGAGCTGGACCGCCACACGCGTGAGCAGCGGGAGCGCATGCCGCGGCTGACCCGGCTGCGGGACCGGGCGCGCGACCGGCTGCGGGCCGGGCCGCGCAGGCGGAACCGCGACACCGCCGCGCGGCGTTCCTCTTGA